A single region of the Opitutus sp. genome encodes:
- a CDS encoding IS21 family transposase, producing MIDYELYCRIKQAEAAGHSAPQIARSLQLHVQTVRRWQAQEKYVRSQAAQVPRPSKLDVHKPAIARWLEAHPFTAMQLWQKVRERGYTGGYSILKDYVRRVRPRNLEAFLTLKFAPGQTAQVDWGSFGAVEVDGTRRALSFFVMVLGYSRFLHVEFTLGQGQEWWLGCHRRAFEKLGGVPREVMVDNCKTAVLSHVPGTDPVYNAQYLDFARHYGFTIKACGPGHPQSKGMVENAVGYVKKSFLGGRQMNGFTELGPAASLWLETVANVRVHAETQGRPVDRLPEERAALLPLNPVASPAVRTLSVRASRRCRVSIETNRYSVPTKFAGALLTAQIEGAQVRFYADRTLVAEHARSFARRADVENPEHVRELEERKRQGARQRLRLRFLELSPAAPAYQRGLEERRLNAGHHLATIVGLVALYGTEAVGRAIESAHELGAYSSDYILNLLEQRARALPQAGPIHLTRADALAALELELRPPDLSPYTQ from the coding sequence GTGATCGATTACGAACTGTATTGCCGGATAAAACAGGCGGAGGCGGCCGGTCACAGTGCGCCGCAAATCGCCCGCTCGCTCCAGTTGCACGTGCAGACGGTGAGGCGCTGGCAGGCGCAGGAAAAGTACGTGCGCAGCCAGGCCGCGCAGGTGCCTAGGCCAAGCAAGCTCGACGTGCACAAGCCGGCGATCGCGCGCTGGCTGGAGGCCCATCCGTTCACCGCCATGCAGCTCTGGCAAAAGGTGCGCGAGCGGGGGTACACGGGCGGGTATTCAATTTTGAAAGACTACGTGCGGCGGGTGCGGCCGAGGAACCTGGAGGCGTTTCTTACCCTCAAGTTTGCCCCCGGCCAGACCGCGCAGGTGGACTGGGGCAGTTTTGGCGCGGTGGAGGTGGACGGCACCCGGCGGGCTTTAAGTTTTTTCGTCATGGTTTTGGGGTACAGCCGGTTCCTGCATGTGGAATTTACCCTCGGGCAGGGCCAGGAGTGGTGGCTGGGCTGTCACCGGCGCGCCTTTGAAAAACTCGGCGGGGTGCCGCGCGAGGTGATGGTGGACAACTGCAAGACGGCCGTCCTCTCGCATGTGCCCGGGACCGACCCGGTGTACAACGCCCAGTACCTGGACTTTGCCCGGCACTACGGGTTTACGATAAAAGCGTGCGGGCCGGGGCATCCGCAGTCCAAGGGCATGGTGGAAAACGCGGTGGGTTACGTGAAAAAAAGCTTCCTTGGCGGGCGGCAGATGAACGGGTTTACCGAGCTGGGGCCGGCCGCCAGCTTGTGGCTGGAAACGGTGGCCAACGTGCGCGTTCACGCTGAAACCCAGGGCCGGCCGGTGGACCGGCTGCCCGAGGAGCGCGCTGCGCTCCTGCCGCTTAACCCGGTGGCCAGTCCGGCGGTGCGCACCTTAAGCGTGCGGGCGTCGCGGCGGTGCCGGGTGAGTATCGAAACGAACCGCTACTCGGTGCCCACGAAGTTTGCCGGGGCGCTACTCACCGCGCAGATCGAGGGGGCGCAGGTGAGGTTTTATGCGGACCGCACCCTGGTGGCCGAGCATGCCCGCAGTTTTGCCCGCCGCGCCGATGTGGAAAACCCCGAGCATGTGCGCGAACTCGAGGAGCGCAAACGGCAGGGGGCGCGGCAGCGCCTGCGGCTACGGTTTTTGGAACTGAGCCCGGCGGCACCCGCCTACCAACGGGGGCTGGAGGAGCGCCGGCTCAACGCGGGACACCACCTGGCGACTATCGTGGGTTTGGTGGCCCTGTATGGAACGGAGGCAGTCGGCCGGGCGATCGAAAGCGCCCATGAACTCGGCGCCTACTCCAGCGATTACATCCTCAACTTGCTCGAACAACGCGCGCGGGCCTTGCCGCAAGCCGGGCCGATCCACCTCACCCGCGCCGACGCGTTGGCCGCACTGGAACTCGAACTGCGTCCCCCGGATTTAAGCCCCTATACCCAATGA
- a CDS encoding threonine/serine exporter family protein, translating to MLQAVADAAGLLLQDAVLAAIPAVGFAMIFNVPKGALKYCALAGALGHALRLGLHKFGGVPLEWATLLAACVVSMVGIHWAQTWRAHPKVFTVAAVIPMIPGIYAFTALLAIIEIDRTGYTPALLATVLQNGLRAFFIVSALAVGLALPGLLIYRRRPVV from the coding sequence ATGCTTCAAGCGGTGGCCGACGCAGCAGGATTACTCCTGCAAGATGCGGTGCTGGCGGCGATCCCCGCTGTGGGCTTCGCGATGATTTTCAACGTGCCAAAGGGGGCGCTTAAATACTGCGCCCTGGCCGGCGCGCTTGGCCATGCATTGCGGCTTGGGCTTCACAAGTTCGGCGGCGTGCCGCTGGAGTGGGCCACGTTGCTGGCGGCCTGCGTGGTGAGCATGGTGGGCATCCACTGGGCTCAGACCTGGCGCGCCCACCCCAAGGTGTTTACGGTTGCCGCAGTCATTCCAATGATCCCCGGAATCTATGCCTTCACGGCGTTGCTGGCGATCATCGAGATCGACCGCACCGGCTACACTCCGGCGCTCTTGGCCACCGTGCTGCAAAACGGCCTGCGCGCGTTTTTCATCGTCTCGGCGCTGGCCGTGGGCCTGGCCCTGCCCGGACTCCTGATTTACCGTCGCCGCCCCGTGGTGTGA
- a CDS encoding threonine/serine exporter family protein, translating into MAEPRIISEAEQRQITHLSAQACIMLLQHGAESTLAESVCRRLGLALGIAEVEVAMMANAITITTIYQGRDCTTVRRNTDRGLNMHVVTEVHRAVLLVEEAKLDLAGATARLAEIQPQRYNRWLVSLMVGLSCAAFARLGQLAHGDPLDLGTLWLTFVASGVAMQVRQMLAHLHVNPFVNFAAAAFVATSITAQGVLHGWVGNPKLAMAACVLLFVPGYPLINAVSDMVKGYINTGISRATFALLLLLASCGGIVLAMTVWNTWTWL; encoded by the coding sequence ATGGCAGAACCACGGATTATTTCAGAAGCCGAGCAGCGGCAAATCACGCACTTGAGCGCGCAGGCCTGCATCATGCTGCTGCAACATGGCGCGGAGAGCACCCTGGCCGAATCGGTGTGCCGCCGCCTCGGTCTGGCACTGGGCATAGCCGAGGTGGAGGTGGCGATGATGGCCAACGCCATCACGATCACGACGATTTACCAGGGGCGCGATTGCACCACGGTGCGGCGGAATACCGATCGTGGACTAAACATGCATGTGGTGACGGAAGTCCACCGCGCGGTGCTGTTGGTCGAGGAGGCGAAACTCGATTTGGCCGGTGCAACCGCTCGGCTGGCCGAAATCCAGCCGCAGCGCTACAACCGCTGGCTGGTTTCACTGATGGTGGGTCTGTCCTGCGCGGCCTTCGCACGGCTCGGGCAGTTGGCGCATGGCGACCCGTTGGACCTGGGCACGCTTTGGCTCACGTTTGTGGCGAGCGGCGTGGCGATGCAGGTGCGGCAAATGCTAGCGCACCTGCATGTTAACCCCTTTGTTAACTTTGCTGCGGCGGCCTTTGTGGCCACCTCCATCACGGCGCAAGGCGTGCTCCACGGGTGGGTCGGAAACCCCAAGCTGGCGATGGCGGCGTGCGTCCTGCTCTTCGTGCCCGGCTACCCGTTGATCAACGCCGTCTCCGACATGGTGAAAGGCTACATCAACACGGGAATCTCGCGGGCCACCTTTGCGCTGCTGCTGCTGCTGGCGAGTTGCGGCGGCATCGTGCTGGCAATGACCGTTTGGAACACCTGGACCTGGCTATGA
- a CDS encoding PAS domain S-box protein — protein MSSPETPQPPAPGSNFLHDFSGPAWASRGPEAIKQLQLFFDHAPIGLSWRELDEHGLLGRNVVNRRFCELVGLSPQEASSIDNIRQITHPDDWVRQQELTAEIHAGRRNGFVLEKRYLRRDGTEVRCELTVMVVRDAEGRVTHHFGMIEDVSARYIAEQEVRRSEARWRTYLKIASEILYAITPEGVYKFVSDAWTPKLGHEIDDILGRPYTQFVHPEDVAVLREFISETLELGVNPRGIEYRVLHKDGSWVWHATTGSAYTDRDGRRAFFGVGRDITIRRQAQDELKLALARREELEQIVNRSPSIVVLWLAEENWPVAYVSQSIRQFGYSPEDFTGRRLSFRGITHPDDRERVGAEVEAHANAGHHEYSQEYRIVCDDGSVRWVDDHTVVRFDPAGNVTHHEGLITDITLRKDAEDRERALRERDLRLAGEVQHQLRPHVFPDIGEVEIEALSQASLHIGGDYYDVLPVDGRRWGFVIADVAGKGPAAALMMASCRATLRLCAAGERSAATVVKRVNRAVHNDMPRGMFISLFYGILDLDTNRLTYVRAGHEPALLIRAGSTAPELLAAGGLALGFDEGPVFDSMLEETEIDLLPGDLLSLYTDGITEAANASGEEFGRDRLVSALSGQDQTPLPRVVEKLNRYLRQFSALASRHDDRTLLLVRAR, from the coding sequence ATGTCTTCGCCCGAAACGCCTCAACCGCCCGCTCCTGGCTCGAATTTTTTGCATGATTTTTCGGGTCCCGCTTGGGCAAGTCGCGGCCCCGAGGCGATCAAACAGCTGCAGCTGTTTTTCGACCATGCGCCCATCGGCCTGAGCTGGCGCGAACTCGATGAACACGGCCTGCTCGGCCGCAACGTGGTCAATCGCCGCTTTTGCGAACTCGTCGGGCTCTCCCCGCAAGAGGCCAGCAGCATCGATAACATCCGCCAGATCACCCACCCCGACGACTGGGTCCGTCAGCAGGAGTTGACCGCCGAGATCCACGCGGGGCGGCGCAACGGCTTTGTTTTGGAAAAGCGTTATCTGCGCCGGGACGGCACGGAGGTGCGCTGCGAACTCACGGTGATGGTCGTGCGCGATGCCGAGGGGCGCGTCACCCACCACTTTGGCATGATCGAGGATGTGTCGGCGCGTTACATCGCCGAGCAGGAGGTCCGTCGTAGTGAGGCGCGCTGGCGCACCTACCTCAAAATCGCCAGTGAGATCCTCTACGCCATTACCCCCGAGGGCGTGTATAAATTTGTATCCGACGCTTGGACGCCAAAATTGGGCCATGAAATCGACGACATCCTCGGCCGTCCCTACACGCAGTTCGTGCATCCGGAGGACGTAGCGGTGCTACGCGAATTTATCAGCGAAACCCTGGAGCTGGGGGTCAACCCCCGTGGCATCGAATACCGGGTGTTACACAAGGACGGCAGCTGGGTGTGGCACGCCACCACCGGCTCCGCCTACACCGACCGCGATGGGCGCCGGGCGTTTTTTGGCGTCGGCCGCGACATCACCATACGCCGCCAAGCGCAGGATGAACTCAAACTCGCCCTGGCCCGCCGCGAGGAGCTCGAGCAGATCGTCAACCGCTCGCCGTCGATCGTGGTGCTCTGGCTGGCCGAGGAAAACTGGCCGGTTGCCTACGTGTCCCAGAGCATCCGCCAGTTCGGTTATTCGCCCGAGGATTTCACCGGACGCAGGCTGAGTTTCCGCGGCATCACGCACCCCGACGACCGCGAGCGGGTCGGGGCCGAGGTGGAGGCGCACGCCAACGCCGGCCACCACGAGTACAGCCAGGAATACCGCATCGTGTGCGACGACGGCTCAGTGCGCTGGGTGGACGACCACACGGTGGTGCGTTTCGATCCGGCCGGTAACGTGACCCACCACGAGGGGCTGATCACCGACATCACGTTGCGCAAAGACGCCGAGGACCGGGAGCGCGCCTTGCGCGAACGCGATCTGCGCCTGGCCGGCGAAGTGCAGCACCAGTTGCGCCCGCACGTGTTCCCCGACATCGGCGAGGTCGAAATCGAGGCGCTTTCGCAAGCTTCCCTGCACATCGGCGGCGACTATTACGACGTGCTGCCGGTGGATGGGCGGCGCTGGGGTTTTGTGATCGCGGACGTGGCGGGCAAAGGCCCGGCTGCCGCGCTCATGATGGCCTCCTGCCGTGCCACGCTGCGCCTGTGCGCGGCAGGGGAACGCAGCGCCGCAACGGTGGTTAAACGGGTCAACCGTGCCGTGCATAACGACATGCCGCGCGGCATGTTCATCTCGCTGTTTTACGGCATCCTCGACCTCGACACCAACCGCCTCACCTACGTGCGCGCCGGACACGAGCCGGCCCTGCTCATCCGCGCGGGATCAACGGCGCCCGAACTGCTGGCAGCCGGCGGCCTGGCGCTCGGTTTTGATGAAGGCCCGGTGTTTGATTCCATGCTGGAGGAAACCGAGATCGACCTATTGCCCGGCGACCTGCTCTCGCTCTACACCGACGGCATCACCGAGGCGGCCAACGCATCGGGCGAAGAGTTTGGCCGCGACCGGCTGGTATCCGCTTTGAGCGGACAAGATCAAACCCCGCTGCCTCGGGTGGTGGAGAAGCTCAACCGGTACCTGCGCCAGTTCTCGGCCTTGGCCTCCCGCCACGACGATCGCACCCTGCTGCTGGTACGCGCCCGATAA
- the pdxH gene encoding pyridoxamine 5'-phosphate oxidase — protein sequence MNNPLDTFHTWLEDAKRHGVHEPNAMALGTVDTEGRPSVRMVLLKHADEKGFVFYTNIESPKAADLRHLPYASLCFYWNPPGRQVRVNGRVEPVTDVEADAYFNSRPYLSRIGAWASKQSQPLDGYAELERAVATTMVKHPRGRMPRPPHWHGYRVVPDSIELWQERPFRLHERMEYTLSDKGWKEQALYP from the coding sequence ATGAACAATCCGCTGGATACGTTCCACACGTGGCTTGAAGACGCCAAACGTCACGGCGTTCACGAGCCCAATGCCATGGCGCTGGGGACCGTGGACACCGAGGGGCGTCCCTCGGTGCGTATGGTTTTGCTCAAGCACGCCGACGAAAAGGGCTTTGTTTTCTACACCAATATCGAGAGCCCGAAAGCGGCCGACCTGCGTCACCTGCCCTACGCCTCGCTGTGCTTTTATTGGAACCCGCCCGGCCGCCAGGTGCGCGTGAACGGACGGGTGGAACCGGTAACCGACGTGGAGGCCGATGCGTATTTCAACTCACGTCCGTACTTGAGCCGGATCGGTGCGTGGGCCTCGAAACAATCGCAGCCGCTCGACGGCTATGCTGAATTGGAACGCGCAGTGGCGACCACCATGGTTAAACACCCCCGAGGCCGCATGCCGCGCCCGCCACACTGGCACGGCTACCGGGTTGTGCCCGACAGCATTGAACTGTGGCAGGAACGCCCCTTCCGCCTCCACGAGCGCATGGAGTACACGCTCTCCGACAAGGGTTGGAAGGAACAAGCCCTGTACCCGTAA